The Pelagibacterium halotolerans B2 genome has a segment encoding these proteins:
- a CDS encoding tripartite tricarboxylate transporter permease: MDTFALLLDGLMVAAQPMNLAFALIGVLLGTAVGVMPGIGPALTVALLLPISLSFGATGSLIMFAGIYYGGMYGGAISSILLNTPGETASIMTAVEGNKMARDGRGGKALGAAAIGSFVGGTIGTLGLALVSPFMVKVALSFGPAEYFALMVLSFVTVSAAFGGSVARGLTALFVGLAIGLVGIDKLTGQPRLAFGIPELRDNISIAIVAVGLFAIGETLFIASRNVGGEDKVEAIRGSVWLSLKDIKRIIPSYLRGAGLGFMFGPLPTGGAEIPTFLSYSAERKSAKGIARQEFESEKGAIEGVAGPEAANNASAAGTLIPLLTLGLPTSATAAMMLAGFQQYGLQPGPLLFTNDPGLVWGLVASLFLANLMLVVLNLPFVGVWVRLLMIPRPWLYAGILTFATLGTIGAQGNVFALVLLLFFGLLGFVMRRFGYPLAPVLVGAILGPLAEEQLRRGLMINRGDWSFLLTSPIALTIYAIAAAAVLGPVIWRMLAADKSRTAFAMDGD; the protein is encoded by the coding sequence ATGGATACCTTCGCACTTCTTCTCGACGGCCTGATGGTTGCTGCGCAACCGATGAATCTCGCATTTGCATTGATCGGCGTGCTGCTGGGCACCGCCGTCGGGGTCATGCCGGGTATCGGCCCGGCCCTCACCGTCGCATTGCTGCTTCCCATTTCCCTTTCGTTCGGGGCCACCGGTTCGCTCATCATGTTCGCGGGCATCTATTACGGCGGCATGTATGGCGGGGCGATTTCCTCGATCCTGCTCAATACGCCGGGCGAGACGGCATCGATCATGACCGCCGTCGAGGGCAACAAGATGGCGCGGGACGGCAGGGGCGGCAAAGCGCTCGGCGCTGCGGCCATCGGCTCGTTCGTCGGCGGCACCATCGGCACGCTGGGCCTTGCTCTGGTGTCGCCCTTCATGGTCAAGGTCGCCTTGTCGTTTGGACCGGCTGAATATTTCGCGCTTATGGTCCTCTCGTTCGTGACCGTGTCGGCGGCGTTCGGCGGTTCGGTGGCGCGGGGCCTCACCGCCCTTTTTGTCGGCCTTGCCATTGGCCTTGTCGGCATCGACAAGCTGACCGGCCAGCCCCGCCTCGCCTTCGGTATTCCCGAATTGCGCGACAACATCTCGATCGCCATCGTCGCTGTCGGCCTGTTTGCCATCGGCGAGACCCTGTTCATCGCCTCGCGCAACGTCGGAGGCGAGGACAAGGTCGAAGCGATCCGCGGCTCGGTCTGGCTTTCGCTCAAGGACATCAAGCGCATCATCCCCTCCTACCTCCGGGGTGCGGGGCTGGGCTTCATGTTCGGCCCGCTCCCCACCGGCGGCGCGGAAATCCCGACCTTTCTGTCCTACTCGGCCGAGCGCAAGAGCGCCAAGGGGATCGCCAGGCAGGAGTTTGAATCCGAAAAGGGCGCCATTGAAGGGGTCGCCGGTCCCGAGGCCGCCAACAATGCGTCCGCGGCCGGCACGCTGATCCCGCTTCTGACCCTGGGGCTTCCCACATCGGCAACGGCGGCCATGATGCTCGCCGGCTTCCAGCAATACGGCCTGCAGCCGGGTCCGCTGCTGTTCACCAATGACCCCGGTCTGGTATGGGGATTGGTCGCCTCGTTGTTCCTCGCCAATCTGATGCTTGTTGTCCTCAACCTGCCGTTCGTCGGGGTCTGGGTGCGGCTATTGATGATTCCACGCCCCTGGCTTTATGCCGGTATTCTCACCTTTGCGACGCTCGGCACGATCGGTGCGCAGGGCAATGTCTTTGCGCTCGTTCTGCTGCTGTTTTTCGGACTGCTCGGCTTTGTGATGCGCCGGTTCGGTTATCCGCTGGCCCCGGTGCTTGTCGGAGCCATTCTCGGCCCGCTGGCCGAAGAGCAGTTGCGGCGCGGGCTGATGATCAACAGGGGCGATTGGTCCTTCCTTCTGACCTCGCCCATAGCCCTCACCATCTATGCGATTGCTGCGGCCGCTGTGCTCGGACCGGTAATCTGGCGCATGCTGGCTGCCGACAAGTCCAGAACGGCTTTTGCGATGGATGGGGACTGA
- a CDS encoding MurR/RpiR family transcriptional regulator has protein sequence MSILERVQSVAENLTRAEHLLVREIIAKPRDVALGTASSLAQRTGVHEATASRLAKKLGFDSYAGFRDAIRDEFIVKADPAMRVRNTLEAARDGDILGELIAREIEALTALPTYVDSARISQAARLLTGARRVFIFARGNAATLSVMLERRLLRMGVDVETLSGDGRDLAEQILGLGADDVMVSFVFRRQPRLYAALIDRAHRVGARTIAVSGSIGPALAPAPSLLLSAPRSGSNDSFQTLTVPMAITNALVLTMAQMNRETTLERLETLGQLISDFESR, from the coding sequence ATGTCGATACTCGAACGCGTTCAGTCGGTGGCGGAAAATCTCACGCGGGCAGAGCATTTGCTGGTGCGCGAGATCATTGCCAAGCCACGCGACGTTGCGCTGGGAACGGCATCGAGCCTGGCACAGCGCACTGGCGTACACGAGGCTACGGCATCGCGCCTGGCAAAGAAACTGGGATTTGACAGTTACGCAGGATTTCGCGATGCCATCCGTGACGAGTTCATCGTCAAGGCGGACCCTGCCATGCGCGTCCGCAACACGCTTGAGGCAGCGCGCGACGGCGATATTCTCGGCGAATTGATCGCCCGGGAAATCGAGGCGCTGACGGCGCTTCCCACCTATGTGGATTCGGCCCGGATTTCACAGGCAGCCAGGCTCCTGACCGGGGCGCGCCGCGTTTTCATTTTCGCGCGCGGCAATGCCGCAACGCTCTCGGTCATGCTCGAGCGCAGGCTGTTGCGTATGGGGGTGGATGTGGAAACCCTCTCGGGCGACGGTCGGGATCTGGCCGAGCAGATTCTGGGCCTGGGCGCGGACGATGTCATGGTGTCGTTTGTATTTCGACGCCAACCCCGTCTTTATGCGGCGCTGATCGACCGCGCGCACCGTGTGGGCGCCCGCACCATCGCCGTTTCGGGCTCGATTGGCCCGGCCCTGGCGCCTGCGCCCAGCCTGCTGCTGTCCGCGCCGAGATCGGGATCAAATGACAGCTTTCAAACGCTGACCGTGCCCATGGCCATTACCAATGCCTTGGTTCTCACCATGGCGCAGATGAACCGGGAAACCACGCTGGAGCGGCTGGAAACGCTGGGCCAACTCATCAGCGATTTCGAGTCCCGATAG
- a CDS encoding ABC transporter substrate-binding protein, with protein sequence MTLKQVFLSTAAIGLLATPALAQDLDSMSAQELLPLAQEEGTVTVYSFTSRIAAVEAAFEAKYPGIDLVGYDASSTEQIARLNAESAAGIASADVVYISDAPVVLTELLETGLIEAYVPPRVADLVPDEFTSPLLAQRLSTKVLMYNEEASPDGAPVDNLWDLTREEWNGRVVMVDPLQRGDYLDLMVEFVLRSDEMAAAYEAEFGEPIALDSGVESAGMQFVTDLFANDVVLVSSTDDVNAAIGSLGQSNPPIGFTSYSDRRDNEDEGWALQVANDVAPSNGIIFPALLALAADAEHPAAARLAIDFLMGDDSETGGEGFAPFYVAGDYATRTDIVSHPDAVPLEDFSAWRIDPAATAEIRQDVADMILILQ encoded by the coding sequence ATGACCCTCAAGCAAGTATTTCTCTCAACGGCCGCTATCGGCCTTCTGGCCACGCCGGCCTTGGCCCAGGATCTCGATTCCATGAGTGCGCAAGAGCTTTTGCCTCTGGCGCAGGAGGAGGGAACCGTGACGGTTTATTCCTTCACCAGCCGCATCGCGGCCGTCGAGGCCGCCTTCGAGGCGAAATATCCCGGCATCGACCTCGTGGGCTATGATGCCAGCTCGACTGAGCAAATCGCCCGCCTCAACGCCGAGTCCGCCGCCGGCATCGCGTCTGCCGACGTTGTCTATATTTCCGATGCCCCGGTCGTTCTTACCGAATTGCTCGAAACGGGCCTGATCGAAGCCTATGTGCCGCCGCGAGTGGCCGATCTCGTGCCCGACGAGTTCACCTCGCCCCTGCTCGCCCAGCGGCTTTCGACCAAGGTCCTGATGTACAATGAAGAGGCCAGCCCCGACGGCGCCCCGGTCGACAATCTCTGGGACCTGACCCGTGAGGAGTGGAACGGTCGCGTCGTGATGGTCGATCCGCTTCAGCGGGGCGACTATCTCGATCTCATGGTCGAGTTCGTTTTGCGCTCCGATGAAATGGCGGCGGCCTATGAAGCCGAGTTCGGCGAGCCGATCGCGCTCGATTCCGGCGTCGAGAGTGCCGGCATGCAGTTTGTCACCGATCTGTTTGCAAACGATGTCGTGCTGGTTTCTTCAACCGATGACGTGAACGCCGCCATCGGCTCGCTCGGCCAGTCCAACCCGCCGATCGGCTTTACCTCCTATTCGGACCGCCGTGACAATGAGGATGAAGGCTGGGCGCTCCAGGTCGCCAACGATGTCGCCCCGTCCAACGGCATCATCTTCCCCGCGCTTCTGGCGCTTGCTGCCGATGCCGAGCACCCTGCGGCGGCCCGGCTCGCCATCGACTTTCTGATGGGCGATGATAGCGAGACCGGTGGAGAAGGCTTTGCCCCATTCTATGTGGCAGGCGATTATGCAACGCGTACCGACATCGTCAGTCATCCCGATGCCGTCCCGCTCGAAGACTTCTCCGCCTGGCGCATCGACCCCGCCGCAACGGCGGAAATCCGCCAGGACGTGGCCGACATGATCCTTATCCTGCAATAA
- a CDS encoding ABC transporter permease has translation MANFSSLAARARYAVPQGLPLKLGVLLVIGVLIAGPLLRVLFETLPPQTIAAWSDVVISPLSRNLLWVPLTNTLILGVGVACGCVLIGGFLAWLVVMTDVPFRRTIGLLATLPFMIPSFATALAWGSLFRNSRVGGQTGFLEGLGLPVPDWLSWGMVPTLIVLTAHYYSLAFTVIAAALATVNSDLVEAAQMTGAKRGRIFAGIILPVALPAIVSGASLTFAGAVSNFAAPALLGLPVRMQTMATRLFGMIEIGQTARGYVIAILLIVVSAVFLWFGNKIISGRRSYATITGKGGRAKRFELGAARLPLLAIAVVICVLTTIVPVIVLIASSLAPSSSALFSDWTLHYWLGASNPAIAQGQAGVFHNPFIVSATSTTVSLGLVVAVTGSVLGLMVAFTLARYRAGFLSGVINQLAFLPLLVPGIAFGAAYIALFGAPIGPFPALYGTFTLLVIAGTAYLVPFSVQTGRAVIQQVSGDLDESARLTGAGFFRRLSAITIPLASRGLAAGAIIIFVKIMRDLSLVVLLFTPTTPVLSVLAYRYASEGFTQFANAITVVILIISIAATLLANRLQTKSQPWLKN, from the coding sequence ATGGCCAATTTCTCTTCTCTTGCCGCGCGGGCGCGCTACGCCGTGCCGCAAGGCCTGCCACTCAAGCTCGGCGTTCTTCTGGTCATCGGCGTACTGATCGCCGGGCCGTTGCTGCGCGTCCTGTTCGAAACGCTGCCCCCCCAGACCATCGCCGCCTGGAGCGATGTCGTCATCAGCCCGCTCTCGCGCAATCTCTTGTGGGTGCCGCTCACCAACACCTTGATCCTGGGCGTTGGCGTGGCCTGCGGATGCGTTTTGATCGGGGGCTTTCTCGCCTGGCTGGTCGTGATGACCGATGTCCCGTTCCGGCGAACGATCGGATTGCTGGCAACGCTTCCCTTCATGATCCCGAGCTTTGCCACGGCCCTGGCCTGGGGTTCGCTGTTCCGCAACAGCCGGGTGGGCGGACAGACGGGCTTTCTCGAAGGGCTGGGTCTGCCCGTGCCGGACTGGCTGAGCTGGGGCATGGTGCCCACCTTGATCGTGCTCACCGCACATTATTATTCCCTGGCGTTCACCGTGATCGCCGCGGCGCTTGCCACCGTCAATTCCGATCTCGTCGAGGCCGCCCAGATGACCGGCGCAAAACGCGGGCGCATCTTTGCCGGCATCATCTTGCCCGTCGCCCTTCCGGCCATCGTTTCGGGCGCTTCGCTCACCTTTGCCGGCGCCGTATCCAACTTTGCCGCGCCGGCCCTGCTCGGCCTGCCGGTGCGCATGCAGACCATGGCCACGCGATTGTTCGGCATGATCGAAATCGGCCAGACCGCGCGCGGCTATGTCATCGCAATCCTTTTGATCGTCGTCTCCGCTGTCTTCCTGTGGTTCGGCAACAAGATCATTTCCGGCCGCAGATCCTACGCAACGATCACCGGCAAGGGCGGACGCGCCAAGCGGTTCGAACTGGGCGCCGCCAGGCTGCCCCTGCTTGCCATTGCTGTCGTAATCTGCGTCCTGACAACAATCGTGCCCGTTATTGTGCTCATCGCGTCTTCGCTCGCCCCAAGCTCTTCGGCGCTCTTTTCGGACTGGACGCTGCATTATTGGCTCGGCGCTTCCAATCCCGCCATCGCCCAGGGTCAGGCCGGGGTCTTTCACAACCCCTTTATCGTCTCGGCGACCTCGACAACCGTCAGTCTTGGTCTGGTCGTTGCTGTCACCGGATCGGTCCTGGGGCTCATGGTCGCCTTCACTCTGGCGCGATATCGCGCGGGCTTTTTGTCCGGTGTCATCAATCAACTCGCCTTCCTGCCGCTGCTCGTGCCCGGCATCGCATTCGGTGCCGCCTATATCGCGCTGTTCGGCGCCCCCATCGGGCCCTTCCCGGCGCTCTATGGCACGTTCACCCTGCTGGTGATCGCGGGTACTGCCTATCTGGTGCCGTTCTCGGTCCAGACGGGCAGGGCGGTGATCCAGCAGGTCTCGGGCGATCTCGACGAGAGCGCGCGCCTGACCGGTGCGGGGTTCTTCCGCCGCCTGTCTGCGATCACCATTCCGCTCGCCAGCCGCGGGCTGGCCGCCGGGGCGATCATCATCTTCGTGAAAATCATGCGCGACCTCTCGCTGGTGGTGCTGCTGTTTACGCCAACCACGCCGGTGCTCTCGGTGCTCGCCTATCGCTATGCCTCCGAAGGTTTCACCCAGTTTGCCAACGCCATCACCGTCGTCATCCTCATCATCTCCATTGCAGCAACGCTGCTGGCCAACAGGTTGCAGACCAAGTCGCAGCCCTGGCTCAAGAACTAG
- a CDS encoding ABC transporter ATP-binding protein encodes MITISNLTKSFGDFDAVKSVSLSVPEGSFLVLVGPSGCGKSTMLRMLAGLEKPTGGTIAFGDKTVSDGERGWTIEPAQRDAGLVFQSYALWPHMTVAANVEWPLKVARMLPAERKARVTEVLSLLGIEKLSHRYPNEISGGQQQRVAIARMIAPKPRILLFDEPLSNLDAKLRVEMRTELLRVHRATGATSIYVTHDQVEAMTMASHVAVLKDGEVEQFGAPEDLVSRPGTAFVATFVGTPPANLVPVAPAGSGVTMAGRAMEATFPLERPAQAMFRPEDLTVSDTAGPRTIAMEFAEASPVAGRMMVTGTRDDLRLTAVVDSAPRFAPGDPVHFTLPETPAALFTPEGERLS; translated from the coding sequence ATGATCACAATCTCCAATCTCACGAAATCCTTCGGCGATTTCGATGCCGTCAAATCGGTCAGCCTTTCTGTGCCCGAAGGCTCGTTCCTGGTTCTCGTCGGGCCTTCGGGCTGCGGCAAATCCACGATGTTGCGCATGCTGGCGGGCCTTGAAAAGCCCACCGGCGGCACCATCGCATTTGGCGACAAGACGGTGTCGGACGGGGAGCGCGGCTGGACCATAGAACCGGCACAGCGCGACGCCGGTCTCGTCTTCCAGTCCTATGCGCTCTGGCCGCACATGACTGTCGCCGCCAATGTCGAGTGGCCCCTCAAGGTGGCCAGAATGCTCCCCGCAGAGCGCAAAGCCCGCGTCACCGAAGTGCTCTCATTGCTGGGCATAGAGAAGCTCTCGCACCGCTATCCCAACGAGATTTCCGGCGGTCAGCAACAGCGCGTTGCCATTGCGCGCATGATCGCGCCCAAGCCCAGAATCCTGCTTTTTGACGAACCCTTGTCCAACCTCGATGCCAAGCTCCGGGTCGAGATGCGCACCGAATTGCTGCGCGTGCATCGGGCCACCGGGGCAACCTCGATCTATGTCACCCACGATCAGGTCGAAGCCATGACAATGGCCAGCCACGTTGCCGTGCTCAAGGATGGAGAGGTCGAGCAATTCGGCGCCCCCGAGGACCTTGTTTCCCGGCCCGGAACCGCTTTTGTTGCCACCTTTGTCGGCACGCCGCCGGCCAACCTCGTTCCCGTCGCACCTGCCGGGTCCGGCGTCACCATGGCCGGGCGGGCCATGGAAGCCACATTCCCACTCGAGCGTCCCGCACAGGCCATGTTCCGGCCAGAGGACCTCACGGTATCCGACACGGCCGGACCCCGCACCATCGCAATGGAGTTTGCTGAGGCCAGCCCGGTTGCCGGGCGCATGATGGTCACCGGAACGCGTGACGATCTGCGGCTGACGGCGGTGGTGGACAGCGCGCCCAGATTCGCCCCCGGCGATCCTGTCCATTTCACATTGCCCGAAACCCCGGCAGCCCTCTTCACGCCCGAAGGGGAGCGCCTTTCATGA
- a CDS encoding histidine phosphatase family protein — protein MKRLMIVRHGESEWNASRRLQGQADIELSDKGREQARALRTTIEALNPDRSITSDLKRAFETARLLGIEAPLANPALREIDVGVWTGRSIADIRADDGQGYQGWRSGTFTPEGGEDWRDFVSRTSACVMESLKASERLLVVCHGGVIRALLEKLIDLRPGRIIPVGPASLTVLAERPSGSGSMRLELFNYSPMGPVLDAPD, from the coding sequence ATGAAGCGGCTGATGATTGTCAGGCACGGGGAATCGGAGTGGAACGCCAGCCGCAGGCTGCAGGGACAGGCCGATATCGAGCTTTCCGACAAGGGGCGCGAACAGGCGCGCGCCCTGCGGACCACGATAGAAGCACTCAATCCCGATCGATCGATCACCTCCGACCTCAAGCGGGCGTTTGAAACGGCAAGGCTTCTTGGAATAGAGGCCCCATTGGCCAACCCGGCGCTTCGAGAGATCGATGTCGGTGTTTGGACAGGCCGCTCCATTGCCGATATTCGCGCCGACGATGGCCAAGGCTATCAGGGCTGGCGCTCGGGAACCTTTACGCCCGAGGGCGGGGAGGATTGGCGCGATTTCGTCTCACGGACCAGCGCCTGCGTGATGGAGAGCCTCAAGGCAAGCGAGCGCCTGCTTGTGGTGTGCCATGGCGGGGTGATCAGGGCCCTGCTTGAAAAGCTCATCGACCTGCGGCCCGGGCGCATCATCCCCGTGGGCCCCGCCAGCCTGACGGTTCTGGCCGAGCGCCCATCCGGGTCGGGCAGCATGCGGCTCGAACTCTTCAACTATTCTCCGATGGGCCCGGTCCTCGACGCGCCCGACTGA
- a CDS encoding dihydrofolate reductase family protein translates to MARLFFGMNQSLDGYVDHMRVGPPSPKLFRHFIEQTNGLAGSLYGRNLYELMHYWDDDQTDWGPEEHDFAAAWRKVPKWVVSHTLGSVGPNATLVQEDLEATVRQLKAEIDGEIEVGGPNLARSLTDLGLIDEYRIYLHPEVLGQGTPFFAAARPPLRLAGSEQIDDNVIKLSYVPA, encoded by the coding sequence ATGGCCAGGCTCTTTTTCGGGATGAACCAATCGCTCGATGGCTATGTCGACCACATGCGGGTGGGGCCGCCCAGCCCGAAACTGTTCCGTCATTTCATAGAGCAAACCAATGGCCTGGCCGGCAGCCTTTATGGCCGCAATCTTTATGAACTCATGCACTATTGGGACGACGATCAGACGGACTGGGGACCTGAGGAGCACGATTTCGCCGCGGCATGGCGCAAGGTGCCCAAATGGGTTGTATCGCACACGCTGGGATCGGTCGGGCCCAACGCGACGCTCGTGCAAGAAGACCTCGAGGCGACAGTGCGTCAGCTCAAGGCCGAGATCGACGGCGAGATCGAAGTCGGCGGGCCCAATCTGGCGCGCAGCCTGACGGACCTTGGCCTGATCGACGAATATCGCATCTACCTGCATCCCGAGGTGCTTGGCCAAGGCACCCCGTTCTTCGCTGCGGCGCGTCCTCCTTTGCGGCTGGCGGGCAGCGAACAGATCGATGACAATGTGATAAAGCTCAGCTATGTCCCGGCCTGA
- a CDS encoding winged helix-turn-helix transcriptional regulator has translation MKIRRSGCPINLTLETFGDRWSLIILRDTMFGGRRRSFRSLLTESIEGIASNILSDRLQRLTASGLLTRAADPGHKQRIIYSLTESAIELVPLMALMGSWGMRHALPSKELSARARVLEDGGPQLWAEFMDELRHIHLGSPAPAVSALAQMQAAYKASIPA, from the coding sequence ATGAAAATAAGACGCTCGGGATGTCCCATCAACCTGACGCTTGAGACCTTCGGCGATCGGTGGAGCCTGATCATCCTGCGAGACACAATGTTCGGCGGCCGCCGCCGCAGCTTTCGGTCGCTTCTCACCGAAAGCATCGAAGGCATTGCTTCCAACATTCTCTCCGACCGGTTGCAACGCCTGACCGCCAGCGGGCTGCTCACACGCGCCGCCGATCCCGGTCACAAACAGCGGATCATTTACAGCTTGACCGAAAGCGCCATCGAGCTGGTTCCCCTGATGGCCCTCATGGGAAGCTGGGGCATGCGGCACGCACTTCCGTCAAAGGAGCTCTCGGCGCGCGCCAGGGTTCTCGAAGACGGCGGTCCGCAACTCTGGGCCGAATTCATGGACGAGCTGCGCCATATCCATTTAGGGTCCCCGGCGCCCGCGGTCTCCGCCCTGGCACAGATGCAAGCAGCCTACAAAGCCTCCATTCCTGCCTAG
- the eutC gene encoding ethanolamine ammonia-lyase subunit EutC codes for MNENRKTVLPRRHIPDMEVSAMRRQTAARVSLGHAGSGLPTKATLDFAIDHARARDAVYSSLDVEAIQAGLATRGRRAVELQSAAPTRTIYLTRPDLGRSLNTAHMDRLASCARCDVVIVIADGLSAEAANTNAVPLTHTLLDRLGETMSAAICIVRNGRVAIGDQIAIAMGARAVIVLIGERPGLSASDSLGAYLTWAPGQTTTDAQRSCVSNIRDGGLPSTMAADQLLTLLRKSQHLGHSGIAPALRSLD; via the coding sequence GTGAACGAAAACAGGAAAACCGTTCTGCCGCGCCGTCACATTCCAGACATGGAAGTGTCGGCAATGCGCCGCCAAACCGCAGCGCGCGTTTCGCTCGGTCACGCGGGAAGCGGCTTGCCGACCAAGGCCACGCTCGATTTCGCAATCGATCATGCCCGTGCCCGTGACGCGGTGTATTCCAGTCTCGACGTGGAGGCCATCCAGGCGGGCCTTGCAACACGGGGCCGGCGTGCGGTCGAACTGCAGAGCGCGGCGCCGACCCGGACAATCTATCTGACGCGCCCCGATCTTGGGCGCTCCTTGAATACGGCTCACATGGACAGACTGGCGTCATGTGCGCGATGCGATGTGGTCATCGTCATAGCGGACGGCCTGTCGGCAGAAGCGGCCAATACCAATGCGGTCCCACTGACGCACACGCTTCTTGACCGCCTCGGAGAGACCATGTCCGCGGCCATATGCATCGTCAGAAATGGACGGGTGGCGATCGGCGACCAGATTGCCATCGCCATGGGCGCGAGGGCGGTGATCGTTCTGATCGGAGAACGTCCCGGCTTATCGGCATCGGATTCCCTGGGGGCGTATCTCACATGGGCACCCGGGCAAACCACCACCGACGCCCAACGCTCCTGCGTTTCCAATATTCGCGATGGCGGCTTGCCTTCAACAATGGCTGCCGATCAGTTGCTGACCCTTTTGCGCAAGAGCCAACACCTGGGACATAGCGGCATCGCTCCGGCTCTGAGATCGCTTGACTGA
- a CDS encoding ethanolamine ammonia-lyase subunit EutB — translation MGYSCSVGGTRWRFDDLRTLLAKATPLRSGDVLAGLAAQSELERVAARICLADLSLRDFLAAELMPEVEDEISALIAQQHDAQAFAPVSSLTVGEFREYLLGAEGEAIARLARGLTPEMAAAVSKLMRNIDLIAVSRKIRVITKFRTTLGLEGRLAARNQPNHPTDDPLGIAISAVDGLIHGSGDAVVGVNPATDGLEDYVRTARLLDDLRTHFSIPMQSCVLGHVTTALKAIAQNAPVDLVFQSIAGSQAANAAFGIDLAILREAQDAAQTLGRGTIGQDCMYFETGQGAALSSNGHHGVDQQTMEARAYALARAFDCLLVNTVVGFIGPEYLYDGKQIVRAGLEDHFCGKLLGLPMGCDVCYTNHAEADQNDMDVLLTALVTAGVTFVISVPGADDIMLNYQSLNHHDVALMRETASLRPAPEFEAWMVRMGLLDSQGRLAKANDRIQARLVRFGEKARA, via the coding sequence ATGGGATATAGCTGCTCGGTCGGTGGAACACGCTGGCGTTTCGATGATCTGCGAACACTGCTCGCCAAGGCGACACCGCTTCGCTCGGGAGATGTACTGGCCGGGCTCGCGGCCCAATCGGAGCTGGAGCGGGTCGCCGCGCGCATCTGCCTCGCCGACCTTTCCTTGCGCGATTTTCTTGCCGCCGAGTTGATGCCCGAGGTCGAGGACGAGATCAGCGCCCTGATCGCCCAGCAGCACGATGCACAGGCTTTCGCGCCCGTTTCCAGCCTCACGGTGGGTGAATTCCGGGAATATCTTCTCGGCGCCGAAGGCGAGGCCATCGCCAGGTTGGCGCGCGGTCTGACGCCGGAAATGGCCGCCGCGGTGAGCAAGCTCATGCGCAACATCGACTTGATCGCGGTGTCGCGCAAAATTCGCGTGATCACAAAATTTCGAACCACATTGGGTCTGGAGGGCCGGTTGGCGGCGCGAAACCAGCCCAACCACCCAACCGACGATCCCCTCGGCATTGCGATCAGCGCCGTGGATGGCCTGATCCATGGTTCCGGCGATGCGGTGGTGGGTGTGAACCCGGCCACGGACGGGCTGGAGGATTATGTGAGAACGGCACGCCTTCTCGATGATCTCCGGACGCATTTTTCCATTCCGATGCAAAGCTGCGTTCTCGGCCATGTCACCACCGCGCTCAAGGCGATCGCACAAAACGCGCCCGTGGATCTCGTTTTTCAGTCGATCGCCGGATCGCAAGCGGCGAATGCCGCTTTCGGCATTGATCTCGCCATTCTGCGCGAAGCGCAGGACGCCGCCCAAACGCTCGGTCGGGGAACGATCGGTCAGGACTGCATGTATTTTGAAACGGGACAGGGAGCAGCCCTTTCGTCGAACGGGCATCACGGGGTCGACCAGCAGACCATGGAGGCGAGGGCGTACGCGCTGGCGCGAGCGTTCGATTGCCTTCTGGTCAACACGGTGGTGGGGTTCATCGGCCCCGAATATCTCTATGACGGCAAGCAGATCGTCCGCGCCGGCCTGGAAGACCATTTCTGCGGCAAGCTGCTCGGACTGCCGATGGGGTGCGACGTCTGCTACACAAATCATGCCGAAGCGGACCAGAACGACATGGACGTTCTGCTCACCGCGCTCGTGACGGCCGGGGTCACGTTTGTGATCAGCGTGCCGGGCGCCGACGATATCATGCTCAACTACCAATCCCTCAATCACCACGATGTCGCGCTCATGCGCGAGACGGCATCCCTCAGGCCCGCGCCCGAATTCGAGGCCTGGATGGTGCGGATGGGGCTGCTCGACAGCCAGGGCAGGTTGGCCAAGGCAAACGATCGCATTCAAGCCCGCCTCGTCCGGTTCGGTGAGAAAGCCAGAGCGTGA